The proteins below come from a single Sphaerochaeta sp. genomic window:
- a CDS encoding uracil-DNA glycosylase produces the protein METNEREALMRQFSDLCDQAKAVVGGGPYVHTELDFHQAAVRLSSPPADPWKEVQEQVAVCRKCRLCEERHHTVFGEGVLHPLVMVIGEGPGAEEDASGRPFVGRGGQYLDKWLAPIGLSRDTNVYIANVVKCRPPQNRTPEPDEIEACLPYLKRQIELVQPKLILLSGSTAAHAILRRPEGVGKLRGQTFDYEGIPVVVTYHPAGVLRNPEYRRPVWEDMKRIAHMLDLPILGKK, from the coding sequence ATGGAAACGAATGAACGGGAAGCATTGATGCGGCAGTTCTCTGATCTGTGCGACCAGGCGAAAGCGGTGGTCGGCGGAGGGCCGTACGTCCACACCGAGCTGGATTTCCACCAGGCGGCGGTCCGCCTGTCTTCGCCTCCGGCCGATCCATGGAAGGAAGTGCAGGAACAGGTTGCTGTTTGCAGAAAATGCCGCCTCTGTGAAGAGCGGCACCATACCGTCTTCGGGGAAGGGGTGCTCCATCCGCTGGTGATGGTCATCGGGGAAGGGCCGGGAGCGGAGGAAGATGCAAGCGGACGCCCGTTTGTCGGGCGTGGGGGACAGTATCTGGACAAATGGCTGGCGCCCATCGGCTTGTCCCGGGATACCAACGTCTACATCGCTAATGTGGTCAAATGCAGGCCTCCGCAGAACCGTACGCCGGAACCGGATGAGATTGAGGCGTGCCTGCCGTACCTGAAACGGCAAATCGAACTGGTCCAGCCGAAACTGATTCTTCTCTCCGGATCCACGGCAGCCCATGCCATACTTCGTCGTCCTGAAGGCGTTGGAAAACTGCGTGGGCAGACGTTTGACTATGAAGGGATTCCTGTCGTGGTGACCTATCATCCCGCAGGGGTGCTGCGCAATCCTGAGTATCGCAGGCCGGTATGGGAGGATATGAAGCGGATCGCCCATATGCTGGATCTTCCGATTTTAGGGAAGAAGTGA